The following are encoded in a window of Mustela nigripes isolate SB6536 chromosome 1, MUSNIG.SB6536, whole genome shotgun sequence genomic DNA:
- the PNOC gene encoding prepronociceptin, translating into MKILLCDLLLLSLISSVSSSCQKDCLTCREKLRPALDSFSLEVCILECEGKVFRSPLWTPCTKVMAKGSWQLSPADPEHVAAALYQPSASEMELKRMPRIRSLIPAQKETEPGMDEAGDMEQKPLQKRFGGFTGARKSARKLANQKRFSEFMRQYLVLSMQSSQRRRTLNQNGHV; encoded by the exons ATGAAAATCCTGCTTTGTGACCTCCTGCTGCTCAGCCTCATCTCCAGTGTGTCCAGCAGCTGCCAGAAGGACTGTCTGACCTGCCGAGAGAAGCTCCGCCCGGCTCTCGACAGCTTCAGCCTTGAG GTGTGCATCCTTGAGTGTGAAGGGAAGGTCTTCAGAAGCCCTCTCTGGACTCCATGCACCAAGGTCATGGCCAAGGGCTCTTGGCAGCTCAGCCCTGCTGACCCAGAGCACGTGGCAGCTGCCCTTTACCAGCCAAGCGCCTCCGAGATGGAGCTGAAGCGTATGCCTCGCATTAGGAGCCTCATCCCAgcccagaaagagacagagcccGGCATGGATGAGGCTGGAGACATGGAGCAGAAGCCGCTGCAGAAGAGGTTTGGGGGTTTCACCGGGGCCCGGAAGTCGGCCCGGAAGTTGGCCAACCAGAAGCGGTTCAGTGAGTTTATGAGGCAGTACCTGGTCCTGAGCATGCAGTCCAGCCAGCGCCGGCGCACCCTGAATCAGAATGGTCATGTGTAG